One genomic window of Kaistia geumhonensis includes the following:
- a CDS encoding SDR family oxidoreductase gives MSLNVLFIGGTGQISLPCVQLAVEAGHKVTVFNRGRSEEELPGGVRTITGDMKDPASYGRLGDERFDVVCQFMLFTPDQMDEDIRVFTGKTGQYIFISSASVYEKPARHYVITEKTPAVNPYWLYSQAKIAAEEKLRATRGLPWTIVRPSHTVRNGIPSMMNDGDLSARRMLAGKPVIVCGDGTTPWTLTRSVDLAKPFVGLFGKEKAIGEDFHITADRGHGWDAIYRTIAKGLGVEAKIVHVPTDTLVRYHAEWEGPLMGDKTWAALFDNSKVKSVAGDFTCAEDLETILEEPIAHVKRRLAGPAPDAGAMDALFDRIAAEQSALGN, from the coding sequence ATGTCGCTCAACGTGCTGTTCATCGGCGGCACCGGCCAGATCTCGCTGCCTTGCGTGCAGCTTGCGGTCGAGGCCGGCCACAAGGTCACCGTCTTCAACCGCGGCCGCTCGGAGGAGGAGCTCCCGGGCGGCGTGCGCACCATCACCGGCGACATGAAGGACCCGGCGAGCTATGGCAGGCTCGGCGACGAGCGGTTCGACGTCGTCTGCCAGTTCATGCTGTTCACGCCCGACCAGATGGACGAGGACATCCGCGTCTTCACCGGCAAGACGGGCCAGTATATCTTCATTTCATCGGCCTCCGTCTACGAGAAGCCGGCGCGCCACTATGTGATCACCGAGAAGACGCCGGCGGTAAACCCCTACTGGCTCTACAGCCAGGCCAAGATCGCGGCGGAAGAGAAGCTGCGGGCGACGCGCGGACTGCCCTGGACGATCGTGCGGCCGAGCCACACGGTCCGCAACGGCATTCCGAGCATGATGAACGACGGCGACCTCTCGGCGCGGCGCATGCTGGCCGGCAAGCCGGTCATTGTCTGCGGCGACGGCACGACGCCCTGGACGCTGACGCGCTCGGTCGACCTCGCCAAGCCGTTCGTCGGCCTCTTCGGCAAGGAGAAGGCGATCGGCGAGGACTTCCACATCACCGCCGACCGCGGCCATGGCTGGGACGCGATCTACCGCACGATCGCCAAGGGCCTCGGCGTCGAGGCGAAGATCGTGCATGTGCCGACCGACACGCTCGTACGCTACCACGCCGAATGGGAAGGCCCGCTGATGGGCGACAAGACCTGGGCGGCGCTGTTCGACAACAGCAAGGTCAAGAGCGTGGCCGGCGACTTCACCTGCGCCGAGGACCTCGAGACGATCCTCGAAGAGCCCATCGCGCATGTGAAGCGTCGCCTCGCGGGGCCCGCACCGGACGCCGGCGCGATGGACGCGCTCTTCGACCGCATCGCGGCCGAGCAGTCCGCCCTCGGCAACTGA
- the eno gene encoding phosphopyruvate hydratase, producing the protein MADITAIRGRRVFDSRGNPTVEAEVTLSDGAIGRAIAPAGASRGTREAIELRDGGERLRGKDVRGAVAHVNGLIAGALRGRDAADQAGVDAVLVGLDPSPLKATIGGNATVAVSLAVLHAAAASARKPLWRHIADHWSRTPSLPLPEIQIFGGGAHAGRRVDVQDFMIMVPGATSFDEVMDVTSAVYFAAGDLMAKKGRLAGVADEGGWWPVFSSNEEALETLAEAIERAGEGRSGRVVISLDIAASEFGRDGRYRLALEDRELDSGAMIDLLGRWIDAYPIASIEDPLAEDDTAGMRAFTERFGESVQIIGDDYLVTNAALVERAAREGACNAVLIKVNQTGTVSQAFATFAAAEAAGWRAIVSARSGETEDVSISHIAAGLGAGQLKVGSFTRSERMAKWNECLRIADALPHGAFVGGAPLARTWWGQERLTL; encoded by the coding sequence ATGGCTGACATCACCGCGATCCGCGGCCGCCGCGTCTTCGATTCGCGCGGCAATCCGACCGTCGAGGCCGAGGTGACGCTTTCCGACGGCGCCATCGGCCGCGCGATCGCGCCGGCCGGCGCCTCGCGGGGCACGCGCGAGGCGATCGAGCTGCGCGATGGCGGCGAGCGGTTGCGGGGCAAGGACGTGCGCGGCGCTGTCGCCCATGTGAACGGGCTGATCGCCGGGGCGCTGCGCGGCCGCGACGCCGCGGATCAGGCGGGCGTCGACGCCGTGCTGGTCGGGCTCGATCCTTCGCCGCTCAAGGCGACGATCGGCGGCAACGCGACCGTCGCGGTCTCGCTCGCAGTGCTGCATGCGGCGGCGGCCTCGGCCCGCAAGCCGCTCTGGCGCCACATCGCCGACCACTGGTCGCGCACGCCCTCGCTGCCGCTGCCGGAAATCCAGATCTTCGGCGGCGGCGCCCATGCCGGGCGTCGCGTCGATGTCCAGGACTTCATGATCATGGTGCCCGGCGCGACGAGCTTCGACGAGGTGATGGACGTCACCAGCGCCGTCTATTTCGCGGCCGGCGATCTCATGGCGAAGAAGGGGCGCCTCGCGGGTGTCGCCGACGAAGGCGGCTGGTGGCCGGTCTTCTCGTCCAACGAGGAGGCGCTGGAAACCCTGGCGGAGGCAATCGAGCGGGCCGGCGAGGGGAGGAGCGGGCGCGTCGTGATCTCGCTCGACATCGCCGCTTCCGAGTTCGGCAGGGACGGCCGCTATCGCCTGGCGCTCGAGGATCGCGAGCTCGATTCCGGCGCGATGATCGATCTTCTCGGGCGCTGGATCGACGCCTATCCGATCGCCTCGATCGAGGATCCGCTGGCAGAGGACGACACCGCCGGCATGCGCGCCTTCACCGAGCGCTTCGGCGAGAGCGTCCAGATCATCGGCGACGACTATCTCGTCACCAATGCCGCGCTGGTCGAGCGCGCGGCCCGCGAGGGCGCCTGCAACGCGGTGCTGATCAAGGTCAACCAGACCGGCACGGTCAGCCAGGCCTTCGCCACCTTCGCGGCGGCGGAGGCGGCCGGCTGGCGCGCCATCGTCTCGGCCCGCTCGGGCGAGACCGAGGATGTCTCGATCAGCCATATCGCGGCGGGGCTCGGCGCCGGCCAGCTCAAGGTCGGCTCGTTCACGCGGTCCGAGCGCATGGCGAAGTGGAACGAATGCCTGCGCATCGCCGACGCGCTGCCGCACGGCGCCTTCGTCGGCGGCGCGCCGCTCGCCCGCACCTGGTGGGGCCAGGAGCGGCTGACGCTCTAG
- a CDS encoding phosphotransferase family protein: MQGHEDGAASSGAGDDVEAFEPRARRLVVGLGLAREDEIRGAEPLAGGVASDIGVVDLGDRKVCVKFALAKLKVAAEWRAPVRRGRAEYAWLAFAGSVVPDAVPRLFGWSEAENGFAMDYVGGDGVRLWKACLLAGSPPAGEAEAVGDRLGRIHAASTRPGFDDAPFRNADDFRALRIEPYLLFAAGRHPDLAKTLATLAGGLDLARTVLVHGDISPKNILLAPTGPILLDAECATMGDAAFDVAFCLNHLVLKAVHVRPMRAPLLASAAEFWRSYAAHVDFEDVDTLERRIAALLPALMLARIDGKSPVEYLSEPERRTVRAIAAALIPSPPHRLDDLLTRIGTDLDHHG; this comes from the coding sequence ATGCAGGGGCATGAGGACGGCGCGGCTTCCAGCGGCGCCGGTGACGATGTCGAGGCGTTCGAGCCGCGCGCGCGCCGGCTCGTCGTCGGGCTCGGACTTGCGAGAGAAGACGAGATTCGCGGCGCCGAACCGCTCGCCGGCGGGGTCGCCTCCGATATCGGCGTGGTCGATCTCGGTGACCGGAAAGTCTGTGTCAAGTTCGCGCTGGCGAAGCTGAAGGTCGCCGCCGAATGGCGCGCGCCGGTGCGCCGCGGCCGGGCCGAATATGCCTGGCTCGCCTTCGCCGGCAGCGTCGTGCCGGATGCCGTCCCGCGGCTCTTCGGCTGGTCGGAGGCCGAGAACGGCTTCGCCATGGATTATGTCGGCGGCGATGGCGTGCGGCTCTGGAAGGCGTGCCTTCTCGCCGGATCGCCGCCCGCCGGCGAAGCGGAGGCGGTGGGCGACCGGCTCGGTCGTATTCATGCAGCCTCGACGCGGCCGGGCTTCGACGACGCACCGTTCCGCAATGCCGACGACTTCCGCGCCCTGCGCATCGAGCCCTATCTGCTCTTCGCGGCAGGCCGCCATCCGGACCTCGCGAAGACGCTCGCGACGCTGGCCGGGGGACTCGATCTGGCGCGCACCGTGCTGGTGCACGGCGATATCAGCCCGAAGAACATCCTTCTCGCGCCGACCGGGCCGATCCTGCTCGACGCGGAATGCGCGACCATGGGCGACGCCGCCTTCGACGTCGCCTTCTGTCTCAACCATCTCGTGCTGAAGGCGGTCCATGTCCGCCCGATGCGGGCGCCGCTCCTCGCGTCCGCCGCTGAATTCTGGCGCAGCTATGCGGCGCATGTCGATTTCGAGGATGTCGATACGCTGGAACGGCGCATCGCCGCGCTGCTGCCGGCGCTGATGCTCGCCCGCATCGACGGCAAGTCGCCGGTCGAATATCTCTCGGAGCCCGAGCGCCGCACCGTCCGCGCCATCGCAGCGGCCCTCATCCCGTCGCCCCCTCATCGCCTCGACGATCTCCTCACCCGCATCGGAACGGACCTCGACCATCATGGCTGA
- the mgtA gene encoding magnesium-translocating P-type ATPase, translating into MAAFWLDGLDAVAGRLGATPAGLSSSEADARRGRFGPNLAVVRTERSLVARLAHRLAEPLVAILLIAAAVTGLTGDWQSAAVILVIVAGSIGLDMAQERQAARTVAALKRSVAVTARVQRDGEAAEIAVAEIVPGDIVEIGAGELVPADGLVIAAAGAVADEAVLTGEPYGVEKHPAPPAPGEGCDEGSALFGGTSLVSGSATMLVVATGADTRFGAIAEALQASAPPTSFERGVHALGMLILRLTGFLVLAVLLAQLLRHGLTLEGFLFAVALAVGLTPELLPMVMTVTLARGAARMARRKVVVKRLAAIHDLGAMDILCTDKTGTLTEARIAHVASLGWTGAGSARVAGLAALNARFVGGLRNNLDQAILAARSAKEEGWTRLDDLPFDFERRRASVLLERGGERIIVTKGAPEAVLARATHCEEPDGTLVPLDADRRAAVDALIAGRGREGLRLLAVGWRPAEASALTAEGEAGLILSGFAVFLDPPKASATAAVARLVRAGIRVKIISGDGEAVVSHLVGTLSLPATGMLTGAEIAAMSDAALATRAPDTDLFVRVAPDQKARIVAALRRRGHVVGFIGDGINDAPAIHAADVGLSVDGGADVAREAADIILLDPDLGVLADGVAEGRRTYANIMKYVRMGTSSNFGNMLSVAVASMLLPFLPLAPLQILLNNLVYDLSEIGIPFDRDDGGDETRPQVWDMHAVLRFTLVMGPLSSLFDFLTFGVLLYGFDADVATFRTGWFVESIATQILVIFLIRTAGPFWKGRPNPILVLTSLGALALALGIALGPFGAVFGFVALPAPLLLAIAVIAALYLGSAEVLKRFAMGAATRGGGGIVPSPPAPLAGDLPRR; encoded by the coding sequence ATGGCGGCCTTCTGGCTGGATGGTCTCGATGCCGTCGCCGGCCGGCTCGGCGCGACACCGGCCGGCCTTTCGAGCAGCGAGGCAGATGCGCGGCGCGGGCGCTTCGGCCCCAATCTCGCGGTGGTGCGGACCGAGCGCTCGCTGGTCGCCCGCCTGGCGCACCGGCTGGCCGAGCCGCTGGTCGCCATCCTGCTCATCGCGGCGGCCGTGACCGGCCTCACGGGTGACTGGCAGAGCGCAGCCGTCATTCTCGTGATCGTCGCGGGCTCCATCGGGCTCGACATGGCGCAGGAGCGGCAGGCCGCGCGGACGGTCGCGGCGCTGAAGCGCTCCGTCGCCGTGACGGCCCGCGTGCAGCGCGACGGCGAGGCGGCGGAGATCGCCGTCGCCGAGATCGTGCCGGGCGACATCGTGGAGATCGGCGCCGGCGAACTGGTCCCGGCCGACGGCCTGGTGATCGCGGCGGCCGGCGCAGTCGCGGACGAGGCGGTGCTGACCGGCGAACCCTATGGCGTCGAGAAGCACCCGGCGCCGCCCGCTCCGGGAGAGGGCTGCGACGAGGGCTCGGCGCTTTTCGGCGGCACCAGCCTCGTTTCGGGATCCGCGACGATGCTCGTGGTCGCAACGGGCGCCGATACGCGCTTCGGCGCCATCGCCGAGGCGCTGCAGGCGAGCGCCCCGCCGACCAGCTTCGAGCGGGGCGTGCACGCGCTGGGCATGCTGATCCTTCGCCTCACCGGCTTCCTGGTGCTGGCCGTGCTGCTGGCGCAGCTGCTGCGCCATGGCCTGACGCTGGAGGGCTTCCTGTTCGCCGTCGCGCTCGCCGTCGGCCTGACGCCCGAGCTCCTGCCCATGGTGATGACGGTGACGCTGGCGCGCGGCGCCGCCCGCATGGCGCGGCGCAAGGTGGTCGTGAAGCGCCTCGCCGCGATCCACGACCTCGGCGCCATGGACATCCTCTGTACCGACAAGACCGGAACGCTCACCGAGGCGCGCATCGCCCATGTCGCGAGCCTTGGCTGGACCGGCGCCGGCAGCGCCCGCGTCGCCGGCCTTGCGGCGCTCAATGCCCGCTTCGTCGGCGGCCTTCGCAACAATCTCGACCAGGCCATCCTCGCTGCCCGGTCGGCCAAGGAGGAGGGCTGGACCCGCCTCGACGATCTGCCGTTCGATTTCGAGCGGCGGCGCGCCTCGGTGCTGCTGGAGCGGGGCGGCGAGCGGATCATCGTCACGAAGGGCGCGCCCGAGGCCGTTCTCGCGCGGGCGACCCACTGCGAGGAGCCGGATGGAACGCTCGTGCCGCTGGACGCGGATCGGCGGGCGGCCGTCGATGCGCTGATCGCCGGGAGGGGCAGGGAGGGGCTCCGCCTGCTCGCGGTCGGCTGGCGGCCGGCCGAGGCGAGCGCGCTGACGGCCGAGGGCGAGGCCGGGCTGATCCTGTCGGGCTTCGCGGTGTTCCTCGATCCGCCCAAGGCCTCCGCGACCGCCGCCGTCGCGCGGCTCGTCCGGGCCGGCATCCGCGTCAAGATCATCTCCGGCGATGGCGAGGCGGTGGTGAGCCATCTGGTCGGCACGCTGTCGCTGCCAGCGACGGGCATGCTGACGGGGGCGGAGATCGCCGCGATGAGCGATGCCGCGCTCGCCACGCGCGCGCCGGACACCGATCTCTTCGTTCGCGTCGCGCCGGATCAGAAGGCGCGCATCGTCGCCGCGCTGCGTCGCCGGGGCCATGTCGTCGGCTTCATCGGCGACGGCATCAACGATGCGCCGGCGATCCATGCCGCCGATGTCGGCCTCTCCGTCGATGGCGGCGCCGACGTTGCGCGCGAGGCGGCGGATATCATCCTGCTCGATCCCGATCTCGGCGTCCTCGCCGACGGCGTCGCGGAGGGGCGGCGCACATATGCGAACATCATGAAATATGTCCGCATGGGCACGAGCTCGAATTTCGGCAACATGCTCTCGGTCGCCGTCGCCTCGATGCTGCTGCCCTTCCTGCCGCTGGCGCCGCTGCAGATCCTGCTCAACAACCTCGTCTACGACCTCTCGGAAATCGGCATCCCGTTCGATCGCGACGACGGCGGAGACGAGACGCGTCCGCAGGTGTGGGACATGCACGCGGTCCTTCGCTTCACCCTGGTGATGGGCCCTCTGTCCTCGCTGTTCGACTTCCTCACCTTCGGCGTGCTGCTCTACGGCTTCGACGCCGATGTCGCGACGTTCCGCACCGGCTGGTTCGTCGAATCCATCGCGACGCAGATTCTCGTGATCTTCCTGATCCGGACCGCCGGACCCTTCTGGAAAGGCCGCCCGAACCCGATCCTCGTGCTCACCTCGCTGGGCGCGCTGGCGCTCGCGCTCGGCATCGCACTCGGGCCGTTCGGCGCGGTGTTCGGTTTCGTCGCCCTGCCGGCGCCGCTCCTTCTCGCCATCGCCGTCATCGCCGCCCTCTATCTCGGATCGGCCGAGGTCCTGAAGCGCTTCGCCATGGGGGCGGCGACGAGGGGCGGCGGCGGGATTGTGCCATCGCCGCCCGCCCCCTTGGCGGGGGACCTGCCGCGCCGCTAA